Proteins encoded together in one Halothermothrix orenii H 168 window:
- a CDS encoding UV-damage repair protein uvrX has product MEIDYSQLPRNSIMCIDMKSFYASIEAVARGLDPLKTCLAVVGDKQRSGSVVLAATPALKEKYNIRTGNRLYEIPDSSEIKIVEARMGLYLDKSIETTCLFNRFVPLRDIHVYSIDEAWLKLDGTERLFGDKWEVASKIKELLLKEMGLHCSIGLGPNMFLAKVAMDIEGKRKGIAEWTYEDVPEKLWPVKLEKCWGVGVRLARQFNRIGVRTVGDLAHLPLSYLENKYGIMGSQLYYHAWGVDLSKLEGHYYNQPKNVGKGVTLLRDYSNPREIKTVIMELCEEVARRARKENLAGKTIALTVGFSKDEVEKGFHVQRTIKYHTNLTMDIYQVCLDLFNENYSGQVVRKLAVSLGNFIPDSSMQLSLFEDKLKKINLARTMDRIRDKYGYTAILRARSLTRGAISFRQQKLIGGHKAR; this is encoded by the coding sequence ATGGAGATAGATTACAGTCAGCTTCCCAGAAACAGTATCATGTGTATTGATATGAAGTCTTTTTATGCCAGTATTGAAGCTGTTGCCAGGGGGCTTGACCCTTTGAAAACCTGCCTTGCTGTAGTGGGCGATAAACAGAGGTCCGGTTCTGTGGTTCTGGCGGCGACTCCTGCCCTTAAAGAAAAGTATAATATCAGGACCGGTAATAGATTATATGAAATACCGGATTCCTCTGAAATAAAAATTGTGGAAGCCAGGATGGGGCTTTATCTGGACAAATCTATAGAAACTACATGCCTTTTTAACAGATTTGTTCCCCTCAGGGATATTCATGTTTATTCAATTGATGAGGCCTGGTTAAAACTGGATGGAACGGAGAGGCTTTTTGGGGATAAATGGGAGGTAGCTTCTAAAATTAAAGAATTGCTCTTAAAAGAAATGGGACTTCATTGTAGTATTGGGCTGGGTCCTAACATGTTTCTGGCCAAGGTGGCTATGGATATTGAAGGCAAACGAAAGGGAATTGCTGAATGGACTTATGAAGATGTTCCTGAAAAGTTATGGCCAGTAAAACTGGAAAAATGTTGGGGGGTAGGGGTCCGCCTGGCTCGACAATTTAACCGGATTGGGGTTAGGACCGTTGGTGATCTTGCTCATTTGCCCCTATCCTATCTCGAGAATAAATATGGAATTATGGGTAGCCAGCTTTATTACCATGCCTGGGGTGTTGACCTCTCCAAATTAGAAGGCCATTATTATAATCAACCTAAAAATGTTGGAAAAGGGGTTACCCTTCTGCGTGATTACAGTAACCCCAGAGAGATAAAAACTGTTATTATGGAGCTATGCGAAGAAGTAGCCCGGCGGGCCCGCAAGGAAAACCTGGCCGGGAAGACAATTGCTCTTACCGTGGGCTTTAGTAAGGATGAAGTGGAAAAGGGGTTTCACGTTCAGAGAACTATTAAATACCATACCAATTTGACTATGGATATATACCAGGTATGTTTAGATCTATTTAATGAGAACTATTCAGGACAGGTGGTAAGAAAACTGGCAGTTTCCCTGGGTAATTTTATTCCTGATTCCAGTATGCAGTTAAGCCTGTTTGAGGATAAGCTTAAAAAAATTAATCTGGCCCGGACAATGGACAGAATACGCGATAAATATGGTTATACGGCTATCTTAAGGGCCAGGAGCCTGACCAGGGGAGCTATAAGCTTCAGGCAGCAAAAGTTAATTGGAGGCCATAAGGCCAGGTAA
- a CDS encoding response regulator transcription factor, whose product MNPKILVVDDEKKIRKVLKAFLEKHDFSIEMASDGKEALSKVNEFNPDLIILDLMLPEISGEEVCQKIRQDKQTPILMLTAKGTEEDKVNGFAYGADDYLVKPFSLRELLARIKAILRRSNQKAEKAEIFVYQDGRLKIHPNRMKVLVNGRDADLTRTEFNILVTLIRNPGQVFTREQLAKKVMGLEYKGYDRTIDAHIKNIRKKLNLEKNQLIITVYGVGYKFEGD is encoded by the coding sequence TTGAACCCCAAAATACTGGTTGTAGATGATGAGAAAAAAATCAGGAAGGTCCTTAAGGCCTTCCTGGAAAAACATGATTTTTCTATAGAAATGGCCAGTGATGGTAAGGAGGCCCTTTCTAAAGTAAATGAATTTAATCCAGATCTGATCATTCTTGATTTAATGCTCCCTGAAATAAGTGGTGAAGAAGTCTGCCAGAAAATAAGGCAAGACAAACAGACTCCGATCCTGATGTTAACCGCTAAAGGCACCGAGGAAGATAAAGTCAACGGTTTTGCTTATGGAGCCGATGATTACCTGGTCAAACCCTTCAGTCTTCGGGAACTTTTAGCCCGAATTAAGGCAATTTTACGACGAAGTAACCAGAAGGCCGAAAAAGCAGAAATTTTTGTGTACCAGGATGGAAGGTTAAAAATTCATCCTAACAGAATGAAAGTATTAGTTAATGGTAGAGATGCTGACTTAACCAGAACCGAGTTCAATATCTTAGTGACCCTGATCCGTAATCCCGGTCAGGTCTTTACCAGAGAACAGTTGGCCAAAAAAGTTATGGGCCTTGAATATAAAGGGTATGACCGGACAATCGATGCCCATATAAAAAATATCCGGAAAAAGCTTAATCTAGAAAAAAACCAACTTATTATAACTGTATATGGTGTCGGCTATAAATTTGAGGGGGATTAA
- a CDS encoding SOS response-associated peptidase: MCGRYILSVDIYRIITRYGIEEAGFDFAPRAEIFPSEKAPVVTREGNKKQLRLFKWGFSPKFTRWLIINARGETIDKKPTFRESFFKRRCLIPATGFFEWKKTENGSQRYKITVNGEDIFSMAGIYDIFTDKNGVEVPCFSIITTRPNKKIKNIHNRMPVILSPESEELWLNPDREEPGILKELLRPYPGEEIEVVR, from the coding sequence ATGTGTGGGCGGTATATATTATCTGTCGATATATATCGAATTATAACCAGGTATGGGATTGAAGAGGCGGGGTTTGATTTTGCACCACGGGCTGAAATATTTCCCTCGGAGAAGGCTCCGGTGGTAACCAGGGAGGGTAACAAAAAACAGTTGCGGCTTTTTAAATGGGGTTTTTCTCCCAAATTTACCAGGTGGTTAATTATTAATGCCAGGGGAGAGACCATAGACAAAAAACCGACCTTCCGGGAGTCTTTTTTTAAGAGGAGGTGTCTCATACCGGCTACCGGATTTTTTGAATGGAAGAAGACAGAAAATGGTAGTCAGAGATATAAAATAACTGTTAACGGTGAAGATATATTTTCCATGGCCGGGATATATGATATTTTTACCGATAAAAACGGGGTAGAAGTCCCCTGCTTTTCAATTATAACCACCAGGCCCAACAAAAAAATAAAAAATATACATAACCGGATGCCAGTAATTTTGTCGCCTGAAAGTGAAGAATTATGGCTTAATCCAGATAGGGAAGAGCCCGGAATATTAAAGGAACTTTTACGGCCATACCCCGGGGAGGAAATAGAGGTAGTTAGATAA
- a CDS encoding CPBP family intramembrane glutamic endopeptidase: MNIKYLFWNGEENRVRSLWRVLIQLLLTLFLIFVISTIVVNLLIMAGISPKFMNTAPGDTIIYFFTLVSTVLSVWFVGTKLDKRPFYEFGFDINKDWWLDFIFGFVLGIFLMGIIFIIELKAGWIEIKNSVFQGIGSGTSASVLTGIFLNLIFFIMVGIEEELLSRGYQLLNLSEGFNYKKSHPVGAIILATLVTSGFFSILHAGNPNVTAVSLINIFLAGIFLATGFVLTGQLAIPIGLHISWNFFQGNVFGFPVSGMNRQASLITIQQKGPELWTGGAFGPEAGLLGVLATLLGILLIVGWVVFRYKKAGICTGLAEYNHIKEV, translated from the coding sequence ATGAATATTAAATATTTGTTCTGGAATGGGGAAGAAAACAGGGTCCGGTCGTTATGGCGTGTTCTCATTCAGTTGTTGCTAACCCTGTTTTTAATTTTTGTTATTTCAACGATTGTTGTTAATCTTCTTATCATGGCAGGTATTTCCCCAAAGTTTATGAATACTGCCCCTGGTGATACAATCATTTATTTTTTTACTCTTGTTAGTACTGTACTCTCAGTCTGGTTTGTGGGAACTAAATTAGATAAAAGGCCTTTTTATGAATTTGGGTTTGATATCAATAAAGACTGGTGGCTGGATTTTATTTTTGGATTTGTGCTGGGAATTTTTTTAATGGGTATTATATTTATAATAGAACTTAAAGCCGGCTGGATAGAAATTAAAAACTCTGTTTTTCAGGGGATAGGTTCGGGAACCAGTGCCAGTGTTTTAACCGGTATTTTCTTGAATTTAATTTTTTTTATAATGGTTGGTATAGAAGAAGAACTTTTATCCCGAGGTTATCAATTATTAAACCTTAGTGAGGGTTTCAATTACAAAAAATCCCATCCGGTAGGTGCCATTATTCTTGCTACCCTTGTTACCTCTGGTTTTTTCAGTATTCTTCATGCTGGCAATCCCAATGTTACCGCAGTTAGTTTAATAAACATTTTCCTGGCAGGTATTTTCCTGGCAACCGGATTTGTTCTTACCGGTCAGCTGGCCATACCGATTGGTTTACATATTAGCTGGAATTTTTTTCAGGGAAATGTATTTGGTTTTCCGGTCAGTGGGATGAACAGGCAGGCCAGTCTCATTACCATTCAGCAAAAAGGGCCAGAGTTATGGACCGGAGGGGCATTTGGTCCAGAAGCTGGTTTGCTCGGGGTACTGGCTACTTTGCTGGGGATTTTACTTATAGTTGGCTGGGTGGTTTTCCGTTATAAAAAAGCAGGTATTTGTACCGGGTTGGCAGAGTATAACCATATTAAGGAGGTGTAA
- a CDS encoding nitroreductase family protein yields the protein MSGIVFFKTTRLEEIKKFYQDRIGMDLWLDQGQCLIFEKGNLQLGFCKGDRADIEGIITFYFDSKSTVDEYYQRFEKEALDKPVINEKFNIYHFYIKDPEGRKVEFQTFLHDLNPYLTGVELLLTRRSIRKYRDREVPEEILWNVFERCRYAPTSRNSQSYYFVVVKDRNKLEYLASLRGSNSRPIATAPMAVAICSDSKKSKRFIQDGCIAAYHFLLAARLFGLGTCWIAAMDRKEVKKVLDIPRDHYVATVTPLGYPAEKPNIPPRKKVQEMVRFV from the coding sequence ATGTCCGGTATTGTATTTTTTAAGACAACCAGGCTGGAAGAAATAAAAAAATTTTACCAGGATAGAATAGGTATGGACCTCTGGTTAGATCAGGGGCAATGTCTTATTTTTGAAAAGGGTAATTTACAGCTTGGTTTCTGTAAGGGAGATAGAGCTGACATAGAAGGGATTATTACTTTTTACTTTGATTCAAAATCAACTGTGGATGAATATTATCAACGGTTTGAGAAGGAAGCCCTTGATAAACCGGTTATAAATGAAAAATTTAATATTTATCATTTTTATATAAAAGACCCGGAAGGGCGAAAGGTAGAATTTCAGACTTTTCTCCATGATCTTAATCCTTATCTTACCGGTGTTGAATTACTCCTGACACGTCGGAGTATTCGAAAATACAGGGATAGAGAAGTCCCGGAAGAAATACTGTGGAACGTTTTTGAGAGGTGCCGTTATGCCCCAACTTCCCGCAATTCCCAGTCCTATTATTTTGTTGTGGTCAAAGATAGAAACAAATTAGAATACCTGGCCTCTTTAAGAGGTAGTAACAGCAGACCTATTGCAACTGCTCCTATGGCTGTAGCTATTTGCTCTGATAGTAAAAAATCTAAAAGGTTTATTCAGGATGGCTGTATTGCCGCCTACCATTTTCTTTTAGCAGCCCGTCTGTTCGGTCTGGGTACCTGCTGGATAGCAGCCATGGATAGAAAAGAAGTCAAAAAGGTCCTTGATATTCCCCGGGATCATTATGTAGCCACGGTAACCCCACTTGGTTATCCTGCCGAAAAACCAAATATACCTCCCAGGAAGAAGGTTCAGGAGATGGTCAGGTTTGTGTAA